Proteins from a single region of Bos javanicus breed banteng chromosome 25, ARS-OSU_banteng_1.0, whole genome shotgun sequence:
- the RSL1D1 gene encoding ribosomal L1 domain-containing protein 1 has product MEASASNPPSTSPETSASTPETPPGPEQLDEEQVKKAVEALLAHSRSRKNANGLLLNENENFFLMVVLWKIPSKELRVRLSLPHGIRSDLADVCLFTKDEPNLSSEQTERYYKKLLNNHGIKTISQIIPFRTLKKEYKAYEAKLRLLGSFDFFITDARIRRLLPSHLGRHFYNRKKVPVSVNLQSKTLSREINDCIGGTVLNISKSGSCSTIRIGHTGMPIQHIVENVVAVAKSLSQKLPEKWESVKLLFVKTERSVSLPVFSSFVSSQGEAKGLRTRDLLKKVSKKSRKKTERALKRQQEKKEKKLLKQAAKAKPAPTTDAVAPKTGGVPTQDPAPQEETGGVSALPKAQDDSEDEIPLLVPLKETPAAGSTKIQKAAIGKKSPKKSPGPNTARGKKRKASPALETPIAAEPKTPGKGPGKKARVKEEVEKERNSSLGKKDPRQTPKKPEAKFFTTASSFVKKAPRTLTQRPKKPKVPQST; this is encoded by the exons GTTAAGAAGGCAGTGGAGGCTCTGTTGGCACATTCCAGATCCAGGAAAAACGCAAATGGATTACTTCTGAATGAgaatgaaaatttctttttaatggtggTATTATGGAAAATTCCAAGTAAAGAACTGAGGGTCAGATT GTCTTTGCCTCATGGTATTCGATCAGATTTAGCAGACGTTTGTTTATTTACCAAAGATGAACCAAATTTAAGCTCTGAACAGACAGAACGTTATTATAAGAAGCTTCTAAACAACCATGGGATCAAAACCATTTCTCAG aTTATCCCCTTCCgaactttaaaaaaggaatataaagcCTATGAAGCCAAGCTCCGCCTCTTGGGTAGTTTTGACTTCTTCATTACAGATGCCAGAATCAGGCGGCTCTTGCCCTCACATCTGGGGAGGCATTTCTACAACAGAAAGAA GGTTCCAGTATCTGTAAACCTTCAGTCCAAGACTTTATCTAGAGAGATCAACGACTGCATTGGGGGAACTGTCTTAAACATCTCTAAGAGCGGCTCTTGCAG CACTATCCGCATCGGTCACACGGGGATGCCGATTCAGCACATCGTTGAAAATGTCGTTGCTGTTGCGAAAAGTCTCTCGCAGAAACTTCCAGAG AAGTGGGAGAGCGTGAAGCTCTTGTTCGTGAAGACTGAGCGGTCGGTTTCCCTGCctgtcttctcttcctttgtCAGCAGTCAGGGTGAAGCCAAGGGACTCCGCACACGAGACCTGTTGAAAAAG GTATCAAAGAAAAGccggaagaagacagaaagagctCTTAAAAGacagcaggaaaagaaagaaaagaagcttcTGAAGCAGGCTGCAAAGGCCAAACCTGCCCCAACAACCGATGCAGTGGCCCCCAAAACTGGGGGCGTTCCAACCCAGGACCCTGCACCCCAGGAGGAAACCGGTGGGGTGAGCGCCCTTCCTAAAGCACAAGATGATTCTGAAGATGAAATCCCATTGCTGGTGCCATTGAAGGAAACTCCAGCTGCAGGAAGCACCAAG atacAAAAAGCTGCAATAGGAAAGAAGTCTCCGAAAAAGAGTCCTGGTCCCAACACAGCTCgtgggaagaagagaaaggccTCCCCAGCCCTGGAGACCCCAATAGCTGCGGAGCCCAAGACCCCAGGGAAAGGCCCAGGGAAGAAGGCCAGAGTCAAAGAAGaggtggagaaagaaagaaactcttcCCTGGGGAAAAAAGACCCAAGACAGACTCCCAAAAAGCCAGAGGCCAAGTTCTTCACCACTGCTAGTAGCTTTGTGAAAAAAGCCCCCCGTACCCTGACACAGCGACCCAAAAAACCCAAAGTACCCCAGTCAACCTAA